One window from the genome of Chroococcidiopsis sp. TS-821 encodes:
- a CDS encoding M28 family peptidase, with protein MALELKERLFTHLQQIVRDRDPYLATAGHFFVQQYIYQQLEKYGPVEIFEFTVRGKTHQNLILNLPGKQHGFPILVGAHYDAVPGTPGADDNATGVAVLLELARIFANEPAKHPLRLVAFDLEEYGLLGNSGASEYAAYLCQQNQQLRLMISLEMLGYCDSTPGSQQYPISLLKRLYPNCGNFIGLIGNLPTIFDLIYLSRSIRQIGVPSEWLPVFNKGSIVPQTRLSDHAHFWDRGYPAMMITDTAMLRNPHYHKASDTIETLNLDFLAGVCLGLSQGLRCL; from the coding sequence ATGGCGCTTGAATTAAAAGAACGCTTATTTACTCATTTGCAACAAATTGTACGCGATCGCGACCCTTATTTGGCAACAGCAGGGCATTTTTTTGTTCAACAATACATCTATCAACAGTTAGAAAAATATGGACCTGTAGAAATTTTTGAATTTACTGTCCGAGGTAAAACGCACCAAAATTTGATTTTAAATCTACCTGGTAAACAGCATGGCTTTCCGATTTTAGTCGGCGCCCACTACGATGCAGTACCTGGAACGCCAGGCGCTGACGACAATGCTACAGGTGTTGCTGTTTTATTAGAACTAGCGCGAATTTTTGCAAACGAACCTGCAAAGCATCCTCTACGTTTAGTTGCGTTCGATCTTGAAGAATATGGCTTACTTGGTAACTCTGGTGCTTCCGAGTACGCAGCTTACTTATGCCAACAAAATCAACAACTACGGTTAATGATTTCGCTAGAAATGTTAGGTTATTGCGACTCTACCCCAGGGTCACAACAGTACCCAATTTCTTTATTAAAAAGATTATATCCAAATTGCGGTAATTTTATTGGTTTAATTGGTAATCTACCAACAATTTTTGACTTAATTTACCTTAGCCGCAGTATTCGTCAAATTGGAGTACCAAGTGAATGGCTACCTGTATTTAATAAAGGTTCAATTGTTCCACAAACTCGGCTAAGCGATCACGCACACTTTTGGGATCGAGGCTATCCAGCAATGATGATTACAGATACTGCTATGCTACGCAATCCACACTATCATAAAGCGAGTGATACGATTGAAACTCTGAACTTGGATTTTCTTGCAGGTGTTTGTCTGGGATTATCGCAAGGGTTACGCTGTTTATGA
- a CDS encoding MHYT domain-containing protein, producing MTVTYNPYLVIVSAFIAVLASYTALDLAGRVATSQGADRKVWLVGGAIAMGTGIWSMHFIAMLAFSLHSSAQQIPIGYNLPITLVSLLAAIFASGLSLSLVSRPRVSLTTLLTSAVLMGVGIGVMHYLGMAAMQMTAVIRYDPILFLLSVVLAVVVSLVALKLSIKFRRQTHNVSKRPQLIISALIMGAGILSLHYTGMAAARFTEDYERYIESATINNSSLAFYVACFTFLILGATLAITSDKAGRDYSMRDY from the coding sequence ATGACAGTTACATACAACCCTTATCTAGTTATTGTCTCAGCATTTATTGCTGTACTTGCTTCTTACACCGCACTCGATTTAGCTGGTCGAGTGGCAACTTCTCAAGGCGCTGACCGTAAAGTATGGTTAGTAGGAGGTGCGATCGCCATGGGAACAGGTATCTGGTCAATGCATTTTATTGCAATGCTGGCTTTCTCATTACATAGCTCAGCACAACAAATTCCTATTGGTTACAATTTGCCCATTACATTAGTATCTCTACTCGCAGCCATATTTGCCTCTGGTTTGTCACTATCGCTTGTGAGCCGACCTCGTGTTAGTTTAACAACTTTATTGACCAGTGCCGTTTTGATGGGGGTTGGGATTGGGGTGATGCACTATCTTGGAATGGCAGCAATGCAAATGACTGCAGTCATTCGTTACGATCCAATTTTATTTTTACTTTCAGTAGTGCTTGCTGTTGTTGTGTCATTAGTAGCATTAAAATTGTCGATCAAATTCCGGCGTCAAACTCATAATGTCAGTAAAAGACCACAGTTGATTATTAGCGCACTCATTATGGGTGCAGGTATTCTATCGTTGCACTATACTGGCATGGCAGCCGCAAGATTTACAGAAGATTACGAACGCTACATTGAAAGTGCAACTATTAATAATAGTTCCTTAGCATTCTACGTCGCTTGCTTCACGTTTCTCATCTTAGGTGCAACTTTGGCAATCACTTCTGATAAAGCGGGTAGAGATTACAGCATGCGAGATTATTAA
- a CDS encoding PhzF family phenazine biosynthesis protein, which translates to MKFYIVDVFAQKKYAGNQLAVFVELGVLSTQEMQKIAKEMNYSETTFITSLDMQEGGYPVRIFTPEQELPFAGHPTLGTAYVLQKEISLPIKQIILNLQVGKIPVTLHYQDENIEELWMQQKPPTFAQTFTAETLAPILNLDLEEIDLGYPIQEVSTGISFIIVPLKKLSSLKKIKINRDKYFELVNQTQAKAILAFCPETNKPENNLAARVFADAVGVPEDPATGSANGCLAGYLVNYSYFGAESIDVRVEQGYEIGRPSLLLLKAEKNETDIKVFVGGKVIMVAQGQFV; encoded by the coding sequence ATGAAGTTTTACATTGTAGATGTTTTTGCTCAAAAGAAATATGCAGGTAATCAACTTGCAGTTTTTGTAGAATTAGGTGTTCTCTCAACCCAGGAAATGCAGAAAATTGCTAAGGAGATGAACTATTCGGAAACGACTTTTATTACCTCTTTAGATATGCAAGAAGGAGGTTACCCTGTACGAATATTCACACCAGAACAAGAACTACCTTTTGCCGGACACCCGACCTTAGGAACAGCTTACGTACTGCAGAAAGAAATTAGTCTCCCTATCAAGCAGATTATCTTGAACTTACAAGTTGGAAAGATACCTGTAACTCTTCATTATCAGGATGAAAATATAGAAGAATTGTGGATGCAGCAGAAACCGCCTACCTTCGCTCAAACATTTACAGCCGAGACACTAGCCCCAATTTTAAATCTAGATTTAGAGGAAATTGATTTAGGATATCCTATTCAAGAAGTATCGACAGGAATCTCATTTATTATTGTTCCTTTGAAAAAGCTCTCAAGCTTAAAGAAAATTAAAATTAATCGAGATAAATATTTTGAACTAGTCAATCAAACTCAAGCAAAAGCAATTCTTGCTTTTTGCCCAGAAACAAATAAGCCGGAAAACAACTTAGCTGCTAGAGTATTTGCTGATGCTGTTGGTGTTCCAGAAGATCCTGCTACTGGAAGTGCGAATGGCTGTCTAGCTGGGTATTTAGTCAACTATTCCTATTTTGGCGCTGAATCAATCGATGTGCGTGTTGAGCAAGGATACGAAATTGGCAGACCTTCACTACTATTATTAAAAGCTGAGAAAAATGAGACAGATATAAAAGTTTTTGTAGGTGGTAAAGTAATTATGGTTGCTCAGGGTCAGTTTGTTTAA
- a CDS encoding sugar transferase, whose translation MTAHSLLSGKKLRAFVQSGLQKRSPSEKNKLWRSLLALTFAKQLLIDVRLNFANREFIKRLFDVVFSLSVLILFSPVYLLLALLIAYSSEGPIFYVQERVGKNYKPFGCIKFRTMVTNADEMLVELMETSPHLRQEFADNFKLKQDPRITKIGRFLRLTSLDEFPQFWNVLKGDMSVVGPRPLVAQELYMYGSHIDKVLTIKPGITGLWQVSGRNDIPYSRRIQIDLYYVKFHNFWLDLWVIMKTIGVVIMPKNNGAY comes from the coding sequence ATGACTGCCCATTCACTCCTCTCAGGCAAAAAATTACGGGCTTTTGTGCAATCTGGTCTTCAGAAGCGATCGCCCAGCGAAAAAAACAAGTTGTGGCGATCGCTATTAGCTTTGACGTTTGCCAAGCAACTGTTGATCGATGTACGGCTTAATTTTGCCAATCGAGAGTTTATCAAAAGGCTGTTTGATGTGGTCTTCTCGCTATCGGTTCTGATTTTGTTTTCTCCGGTTTATCTCTTGTTGGCGTTACTCATTGCGTATAGTTCTGAAGGACCAATTTTTTACGTGCAAGAACGAGTTGGAAAAAACTACAAGCCATTCGGATGCATCAAATTCCGGACAATGGTAACAAATGCTGACGAAATGTTAGTAGAGCTGATGGAAACATCACCTCATCTCCGACAAGAATTTGCCGATAATTTCAAGCTGAAACAAGATCCAAGAATTACAAAAATCGGTCGCTTCTTACGATTAACGAGTCTAGATGAGTTTCCCCAATTTTGGAATGTTCTCAAAGGAGACATGAGCGTTGTCGGTCCTCGCCCTTTAGTAGCCCAAGAACTGTATATGTATGGCTCTCATATCGACAAAGTTTTGACGATTAAGCCAGGAATTACAGGACTATGGCAAGTCTCAGGACGTAATGACATTCCTTACAGTCGTAGAATTCAAATAGACCTATACTACGTCAAGTTCCACAACTTTTGGCTTGATCTGTGGGTCATCATGAAAACGATTGGAGTTGTCATCATGCCAAAAAACAATGGCGCTTACTAG
- a CDS encoding ribonuclease D, with product MLYLRNADEISALVTQYSQAKILWVDTEIADFNTQKPRLSLIQILKDGSDISGETVVILDVLDRPEIIKNFIESIMCNHTIEKVFHQASYDLKFLGKNQAKNVTCTLEMAKNIPYYLLPLPNFSLKTLVDALYHINIDKTEQTSDWGQRPLSNLQLHYAKMDPVYLAMVHQKLLQLQAVAYPNPETEDLTSLAGRYLQLKQQLHLLSSEFEHIETRLKSAMQAQKISETDCLKLSRSQRRITKVEFSQLAAVAQQHGLSLNFPITLTQKLQKELKELMAELSLQVETTTSWRLSAKQFENIDKQDELDF from the coding sequence ATGCTTTATTTGAGAAATGCAGACGAAATCAGTGCTTTAGTTACGCAATACAGTCAAGCCAAAATACTCTGGGTTGATACAGAAATAGCCGATTTTAACACTCAAAAACCTCGCTTGTCCTTGATTCAGATTTTGAAAGACGGTAGCGATATTTCAGGAGAAACAGTCGTCATTTTAGATGTACTTGATCGACCTGAGATTATTAAAAATTTTATCGAAAGTATCATGTGCAATCATACTATTGAAAAGGTCTTTCATCAAGCTAGCTATGATTTAAAGTTTCTCGGTAAAAACCAAGCAAAAAATGTAACTTGTACTTTAGAAATGGCAAAGAATATTCCGTATTATCTTTTGCCGTTACCTAATTTCTCCTTAAAAACTTTAGTAGATGCTTTGTACCATATAAACATTGATAAAACTGAGCAAACAAGCGATTGGGGACAGCGACCTTTAAGCAATTTACAACTTCACTACGCTAAAATGGATCCTGTTTATTTAGCAATGGTGCATCAAAAACTTTTGCAATTGCAAGCAGTTGCGTATCCGAATCCTGAAACAGAAGATTTAACGTCTTTGGCTGGGCGATACTTGCAACTTAAGCAACAGCTACATTTACTTAGTTCGGAATTTGAGCATATAGAAACGCGATTGAAATCAGCAATGCAAGCTCAGAAAATTTCTGAAACCGATTGTTTAAAATTATCGCGATCGCAGCGCCGAATAACAAAAGTTGAATTTTCTCAACTAGCCGCAGTAGCTCAACAACATGGATTATCGCTAAATTTTCCAATCACTTTAACACAAAAGCTGCAAAAAGAACTTAAAGAGCTGATGGCTGAACTTTCATTACAAGTAGAAACGACAACAAGTTGGCGATTGTCTGCAAAGCAGTTTGAAAACATAGATAAACAAGACGAGTTAGATTTTTGA